A region from the Vicia villosa cultivar HV-30 ecotype Madison, WI linkage group LG3, Vvil1.0, whole genome shotgun sequence genome encodes:
- the LOC131656257 gene encoding uncharacterized protein LOC131656257: MGNSLRCCLACVLPCGALDLIRIVHLNGCVDEITHSITAGEVLKANPNHVLSKPSSQGVVRRILIVSPETELKRGSIYFLIPTTSLPEKKRSGSVVNDSSLNKKTSKKRNSKCNDDEATSQLQHMEKKSSRRDRKKGRVGIWQPHLASISED; this comes from the coding sequence ATGGGAAATAGCTTAAGGTGTTGTTTGGCTTgcgttcttccttgtggagcccTAGATTTAATCCGAATAGTGCATTTGAATGGCTGCGTAGATGAGATTACACACTCCATCACAGCAGGAGAAGTTCTCAAAGCTAACCCTAACCATGTTCTTAGCAAACCAAGCTCTCAAGGCGTTGTTCGCCGAATTTTAATTGTTTCGCCGGAGACCGAGCTCAAGAGAGGCAGCATTTACTTCTTGATCCCAACAACGTCTTTACCGGAGAAGAAACGAAGCGGATCGGTTGTCAATGACTCTAGTCTCAACAAGAAAACATCAAAGAAAAGAAACTCTAAGTGCAATGATGATGAAGCAACATCACAATTACAACATATGGAGAAGAAATCGTCACGAAGGGATCGCAAAAAAGGTCGTGTTGGTATATGGCAGCCTCATCTAGCGAGTATTTCAGAAGATTAA